One genomic segment of Stigmatopora argus isolate UIUO_Sarg chromosome 1, RoL_Sarg_1.0, whole genome shotgun sequence includes these proteins:
- the slco4a1 gene encoding solute carrier organic anion transporter family member 4A1 isoform X2 yields the protein MFEFDTLQFFPHWLKLLPNHISPSSLTSQPETMLGADASFSSRQELLDLHGLSLSRGTSLDTPSPVDSHLVDSGPGRADAPVRPCIFTGASTFPEQIYGKQTSPGAESQITSNETPTESVHLCGWGALTPKTIQVFNTPRWVLFFLCVASFLQGMIINGLINTVVTTIERRFDLRSYQAGLIASSYDIAACICLAFVSYFGGTGHKPHWLGWGVLLMALGSLVFALPHFTTPPYQVSLTEETGICYGNQNRTSCQDREVGGLSNYRFVFMLGQLLHGVGATPLYTLGVTYLDENVKSSYGPVYTGIFYTAAIVGPAAGYLLGGHFLNIYTEINFKTTMTPENPLWVGAWWIGFLVGGAAALLVAFPILGYPRQLPGSQEHKAMRVSEAHQLKDGSHNTACDPQFGKSVKDMPKSVLLLLKNPTFLFLCLAGATEATLIAGMSTFGPKFLESQFSFSASEAATWFGFMVVPAGGGGTFLGGYIVKKLNLRCRSIIRFCMISAIVSLTAIFIFLFHCPNAPMAGITVPYQSALKNPKELYDQPNNLDPGNSSSVAEDLTVVCNAHCGCVRELYNPVCGSDNIMYYSPCHAGCTSINHTEDSTGKKVYSGCSCVDVKNASLDPNGYATAGKCSSTCHHMSTFLSFLFFAIFFTFLCSIPALTATLRCVPDSQRSFGLGIQWIVVRTFGGIPGPIAFGSMIDISCLLWQDQCGEQGSCYLYQNSAMSQYTLLVGVIYKVLGTIFFMLASILYQPPPDSPQSSQGSSDHVTCGDKSDFPSHLVTDGVIVNPHASARRQDCLVKCSLQIQP from the exons ATGTTTGAATTTGACACTCTTCAATTTTTTCCCCACTGGCTTAAATTGTTACCCAATCACATTTCCCCATCCTCGCTCACATCTCAGCCCGAGACGATGCTCGGTGCCGACGCCTCCTTCAGCTCCAGGCAGGAGCTCCTTGACCTTCATGGCCTTTCTTTAAGCAGAGGTACCTCTCTGGACACGCCCAGCCCCGTAGACTCTCACCTCGTAGACTCAGGACCCGGACGCGCCGATGCTCCCGTCCGACCCTGCATCTTCACCGGAGCTTCCACTTTTCCAGAACAAATCTATGGGAAGCAAACGAGCCCTGGCGCAGAGTCGCAGATCACATCGAATGAAACGCCCACAGAGTCGGTTCACCTTTGCGGCTGGGGGGCGCTGACCCCCAAAACCATCCAAGTCTTCAACACGCCACGCTgggtgttgttttttctgtgcGTGGCCTCGTTCCTCCAAGGGATGATCATCAACGGCTTGATCAACACCGTGGTGACCACCATCGAGAGGCGCTTCGACCTGCGAAGCTACCAAGCGGGTCTCATCGCTAGCTCCTACGATATCGCCGCCTGCATTTGTTTAGCCTTTGTCAGCTACTTTGGCGGGACGGGCCACAAGCCCCACTGGCTGGGTTGGGGGGTGCTCCTCATGGCGTTGGGTTCCCTGGTCTTCGCCTTGCCTCACTTCACCACGCCACCTTACCAGGTCAGTCTGACCGAGGAAACTGGAATATGCTATGGCAACCAGAACAGGACCTCTTGTCAGGACCGAGAAGTTGGGGGGTTGTCCAACTATCGGTTTGTATTCATGCTGGGACAATTGCTCCATGGAGTCGGCGCCACGCCTCTCTACACGCTGGGAGTTACGTATTTGGACGAGAACGTCAAGTCCAGCTACGGGCCCGTTTATACCG GGATCTTTTATACTGCAGCCATTGTGGGACCGGCAGCCGGTTATCTGCTCGGCGGTCACTTCCTCAACATTTACACTGAGATCAACTTCAA GACAACTATGACTCCAGAGAACCCTTTGTGGGTTGGTGCATGGTGGATCGGCTTTCTCGTTGGAGGAGCAGCAGCACTGTTGGTGGCGTTTCCCATCCTGGGCTACCCAAGACAGCTGCCAG GTTCTCAAGAGCATAAGGCCATGAGGGTGTCTGAGGCCCACCAGCTCAAAGATGGCAGTCACAACACAGCCTGTGACCCTCAGTTTGGAAAATCTGTCAAAGACATGCCAAA atctgtaCTGCTCCTCCTAAAGAACCCCACCTTCTTATTTTTGTGCTTGGCTGGTGCCACCGAAGCCACCCTGATTGCTGGCATGTCTACTTTTGGTCCCAAATTCTTGGAGTCTCAATTCAGTTTCAGCGCCTCTGAAGCTGCCACGTGGTTTG GCTTCATGGTGGTACCTGCAGGAGGTGGGGGCACCTTCCTGGGGGGCTACATCGTAAAGAAACTGAACCTCCGCTGCCGAAGCATCATTCGTTTCTGCATGATCTCCGCCATAGTCAGTCTGACCGCCATCTTCATCTTTCTCTTCCACTGCCCCAATGCACCCATGGCTGGCATCACCGTTCCTTATCAGTCTGCTCTCAAGAACCCTAAAGAGCTTTACGACCAACCCAATAATCTGGATCCAGGAAACAG CTCTTCTGTAGCAGAGGACTTAACAGTGGTCTGCAACGCACATTGTGGCTGTGTCCGCGAGCTCTACAACCCAGTGTGTGGCTCGGACAACATCATGTATTACTCCCCCTGCCATGCCGGTTGCACCTCCATCAACCACACTGAAGACTCCACAGGCAAGAAG GTGTACTCTGGATGCAGCTGTGTGGATGTAAAGAACGCTTCCTTGGACCCAAATGGATATGCTACGGCTGGAAAGTGTAGTAGCACCTGCCACCACATGTCCACCTTCCTCTCCTTCCTCTTCTTCGCCATCTTCTTCACCTTCCTCTGTAGCATCCCGGCGCTCACTGCCACACTCAG GTGCGTACCAGACAGCCAGAGATCCTTTGGACTTGGTATCCAGTGGATTGTGGTGCGCACATTTG GTGGTATTCCCGGGCCCATCGCATTTGGATCCATGATTGACATCTCCTGTTTGCTGTGGCAGGATCAGTGTGGGGAGCAGGGCTCTTGCTACCTCTATCAAAACTCTGCCATGAGCCAATACACACTCCTTGTGGGAGTCATATACAAG GTTTTGGGGACAATCTTCTTCATGCTGGCCAGCATCTTGTACCAACCTCCTCCAGATTCGCCCCAAAGCAGCCAAGGAAGCAGTGACCACGTCACCTGTGGTGACAAGAGTGACTTTCCCTCCCACCTGGTTACGGACGGGGTCATCGTCAACCCGCATGCCAG
- the slco4a1 gene encoding solute carrier organic anion transporter family member 4A1 isoform X3: MFEFDTLQFFPHWLKLLPNHISPSSLTSQPETMLGADASFSSRQELLDLHGLSLSRDSGPGRADAPVRPCIFTGASTFPEQIYGKQTSPGAESQITSNETPTESVHLCGWGALTPKTIQVFNTPRWVLFFLCVASFLQGMIINGLINTVVTTIERRFDLRSYQAGLIASSYDIAACICLAFVSYFGGTGHKPHWLGWGVLLMALGSLVFALPHFTTPPYQVSLTEETGICYGNQNRTSCQDREVGGLSNYRFVFMLGQLLHGVGATPLYTLGVTYLDENVKSSYGPVYTGIFYTAAIVGPAAGYLLGGHFLNIYTEINFKTTMTPENPLWVGAWWIGFLVGGAAALLVAFPILGYPRQLPGSQEHKAMRVSEAHQLKDGSHNTACDPQFGKSVKDMPKSVLLLLKNPTFLFLCLAGATEATLIAGMSTFGPKFLESQFSFSASEAATWFGFMVVPAGGGGTFLGGYIVKKLNLRCRSIIRFCMISAIVSLTAIFIFLFHCPNAPMAGITVPYQSALKNPKELYDQPNNLDPGNSSSSVAEDLTVVCNAHCGCVRELYNPVCGSDNIMYYSPCHAGCTSINHTEDSTGKKVYSGCSCVDVKNASLDPNGYATAGKCSSTCHHMSTFLSFLFFAIFFTFLCSIPALTATLRCVPDSQRSFGLGIQWIVVRTFGGIPGPIAFGSMIDISCLLWQDQCGEQGSCYLYQNSAMSQYTLLVGVIYKVLGTIFFMLASILYQPPPDSPQSSQGSSDHVTCGDKSDFPSHLVTDGVIVNPHASARRQDCLVKCSLQIQP, translated from the exons ATGTTTGAATTTGACACTCTTCAATTTTTTCCCCACTGGCTTAAATTGTTACCCAATCACATTTCCCCATCCTCGCTCACATCTCAGCCCGAGACGATGCTCGGTGCCGACGCCTCCTTCAGCTCCAGGCAGGAGCTCCTTGACCTTCATGGCCTTTCTTTAAGCAGAG ACTCAGGACCCGGACGCGCCGATGCTCCCGTCCGACCCTGCATCTTCACCGGAGCTTCCACTTTTCCAGAACAAATCTATGGGAAGCAAACGAGCCCTGGCGCAGAGTCGCAGATCACATCGAATGAAACGCCCACAGAGTCGGTTCACCTTTGCGGCTGGGGGGCGCTGACCCCCAAAACCATCCAAGTCTTCAACACGCCACGCTgggtgttgttttttctgtgcGTGGCCTCGTTCCTCCAAGGGATGATCATCAACGGCTTGATCAACACCGTGGTGACCACCATCGAGAGGCGCTTCGACCTGCGAAGCTACCAAGCGGGTCTCATCGCTAGCTCCTACGATATCGCCGCCTGCATTTGTTTAGCCTTTGTCAGCTACTTTGGCGGGACGGGCCACAAGCCCCACTGGCTGGGTTGGGGGGTGCTCCTCATGGCGTTGGGTTCCCTGGTCTTCGCCTTGCCTCACTTCACCACGCCACCTTACCAGGTCAGTCTGACCGAGGAAACTGGAATATGCTATGGCAACCAGAACAGGACCTCTTGTCAGGACCGAGAAGTTGGGGGGTTGTCCAACTATCGGTTTGTATTCATGCTGGGACAATTGCTCCATGGAGTCGGCGCCACGCCTCTCTACACGCTGGGAGTTACGTATTTGGACGAGAACGTCAAGTCCAGCTACGGGCCCGTTTATACCG GGATCTTTTATACTGCAGCCATTGTGGGACCGGCAGCCGGTTATCTGCTCGGCGGTCACTTCCTCAACATTTACACTGAGATCAACTTCAA GACAACTATGACTCCAGAGAACCCTTTGTGGGTTGGTGCATGGTGGATCGGCTTTCTCGTTGGAGGAGCAGCAGCACTGTTGGTGGCGTTTCCCATCCTGGGCTACCCAAGACAGCTGCCAG GTTCTCAAGAGCATAAGGCCATGAGGGTGTCTGAGGCCCACCAGCTCAAAGATGGCAGTCACAACACAGCCTGTGACCCTCAGTTTGGAAAATCTGTCAAAGACATGCCAAA atctgtaCTGCTCCTCCTAAAGAACCCCACCTTCTTATTTTTGTGCTTGGCTGGTGCCACCGAAGCCACCCTGATTGCTGGCATGTCTACTTTTGGTCCCAAATTCTTGGAGTCTCAATTCAGTTTCAGCGCCTCTGAAGCTGCCACGTGGTTTG GCTTCATGGTGGTACCTGCAGGAGGTGGGGGCACCTTCCTGGGGGGCTACATCGTAAAGAAACTGAACCTCCGCTGCCGAAGCATCATTCGTTTCTGCATGATCTCCGCCATAGTCAGTCTGACCGCCATCTTCATCTTTCTCTTCCACTGCCCCAATGCACCCATGGCTGGCATCACCGTTCCTTATCAGTCTGCTCTCAAGAACCCTAAAGAGCTTTACGACCAACCCAATAATCTGGATCCAGGAAACAG CAGCTCTTCTGTAGCAGAGGACTTAACAGTGGTCTGCAACGCACATTGTGGCTGTGTCCGCGAGCTCTACAACCCAGTGTGTGGCTCGGACAACATCATGTATTACTCCCCCTGCCATGCCGGTTGCACCTCCATCAACCACACTGAAGACTCCACAGGCAAGAAG GTGTACTCTGGATGCAGCTGTGTGGATGTAAAGAACGCTTCCTTGGACCCAAATGGATATGCTACGGCTGGAAAGTGTAGTAGCACCTGCCACCACATGTCCACCTTCCTCTCCTTCCTCTTCTTCGCCATCTTCTTCACCTTCCTCTGTAGCATCCCGGCGCTCACTGCCACACTCAG GTGCGTACCAGACAGCCAGAGATCCTTTGGACTTGGTATCCAGTGGATTGTGGTGCGCACATTTG GTGGTATTCCCGGGCCCATCGCATTTGGATCCATGATTGACATCTCCTGTTTGCTGTGGCAGGATCAGTGTGGGGAGCAGGGCTCTTGCTACCTCTATCAAAACTCTGCCATGAGCCAATACACACTCCTTGTGGGAGTCATATACAAG GTTTTGGGGACAATCTTCTTCATGCTGGCCAGCATCTTGTACCAACCTCCTCCAGATTCGCCCCAAAGCAGCCAAGGAAGCAGTGACCACGTCACCTGTGGTGACAAGAGTGACTTTCCCTCCCACCTGGTTACGGACGGGGTCATCGTCAACCCGCATGCCAG
- the slco4a1 gene encoding solute carrier organic anion transporter family member 4A1 isoform X1 has translation MFEFDTLQFFPHWLKLLPNHISPSSLTSQPETMLGADASFSSRQELLDLHGLSLSRGTSLDTPSPVDSHLVDSGPGRADAPVRPCIFTGASTFPEQIYGKQTSPGAESQITSNETPTESVHLCGWGALTPKTIQVFNTPRWVLFFLCVASFLQGMIINGLINTVVTTIERRFDLRSYQAGLIASSYDIAACICLAFVSYFGGTGHKPHWLGWGVLLMALGSLVFALPHFTTPPYQVSLTEETGICYGNQNRTSCQDREVGGLSNYRFVFMLGQLLHGVGATPLYTLGVTYLDENVKSSYGPVYTGIFYTAAIVGPAAGYLLGGHFLNIYTEINFKTTMTPENPLWVGAWWIGFLVGGAAALLVAFPILGYPRQLPGSQEHKAMRVSEAHQLKDGSHNTACDPQFGKSVKDMPKSVLLLLKNPTFLFLCLAGATEATLIAGMSTFGPKFLESQFSFSASEAATWFGFMVVPAGGGGTFLGGYIVKKLNLRCRSIIRFCMISAIVSLTAIFIFLFHCPNAPMAGITVPYQSALKNPKELYDQPNNLDPGNSSSSVAEDLTVVCNAHCGCVRELYNPVCGSDNIMYYSPCHAGCTSINHTEDSTGKKVYSGCSCVDVKNASLDPNGYATAGKCSSTCHHMSTFLSFLFFAIFFTFLCSIPALTATLRCVPDSQRSFGLGIQWIVVRTFGGIPGPIAFGSMIDISCLLWQDQCGEQGSCYLYQNSAMSQYTLLVGVIYKVLGTIFFMLASILYQPPPDSPQSSQGSSDHVTCGDKSDFPSHLVTDGVIVNPHASARRQDCLVKCSLQIQP, from the exons ATGTTTGAATTTGACACTCTTCAATTTTTTCCCCACTGGCTTAAATTGTTACCCAATCACATTTCCCCATCCTCGCTCACATCTCAGCCCGAGACGATGCTCGGTGCCGACGCCTCCTTCAGCTCCAGGCAGGAGCTCCTTGACCTTCATGGCCTTTCTTTAAGCAGAGGTACCTCTCTGGACACGCCCAGCCCCGTAGACTCTCACCTCGTAGACTCAGGACCCGGACGCGCCGATGCTCCCGTCCGACCCTGCATCTTCACCGGAGCTTCCACTTTTCCAGAACAAATCTATGGGAAGCAAACGAGCCCTGGCGCAGAGTCGCAGATCACATCGAATGAAACGCCCACAGAGTCGGTTCACCTTTGCGGCTGGGGGGCGCTGACCCCCAAAACCATCCAAGTCTTCAACACGCCACGCTgggtgttgttttttctgtgcGTGGCCTCGTTCCTCCAAGGGATGATCATCAACGGCTTGATCAACACCGTGGTGACCACCATCGAGAGGCGCTTCGACCTGCGAAGCTACCAAGCGGGTCTCATCGCTAGCTCCTACGATATCGCCGCCTGCATTTGTTTAGCCTTTGTCAGCTACTTTGGCGGGACGGGCCACAAGCCCCACTGGCTGGGTTGGGGGGTGCTCCTCATGGCGTTGGGTTCCCTGGTCTTCGCCTTGCCTCACTTCACCACGCCACCTTACCAGGTCAGTCTGACCGAGGAAACTGGAATATGCTATGGCAACCAGAACAGGACCTCTTGTCAGGACCGAGAAGTTGGGGGGTTGTCCAACTATCGGTTTGTATTCATGCTGGGACAATTGCTCCATGGAGTCGGCGCCACGCCTCTCTACACGCTGGGAGTTACGTATTTGGACGAGAACGTCAAGTCCAGCTACGGGCCCGTTTATACCG GGATCTTTTATACTGCAGCCATTGTGGGACCGGCAGCCGGTTATCTGCTCGGCGGTCACTTCCTCAACATTTACACTGAGATCAACTTCAA GACAACTATGACTCCAGAGAACCCTTTGTGGGTTGGTGCATGGTGGATCGGCTTTCTCGTTGGAGGAGCAGCAGCACTGTTGGTGGCGTTTCCCATCCTGGGCTACCCAAGACAGCTGCCAG GTTCTCAAGAGCATAAGGCCATGAGGGTGTCTGAGGCCCACCAGCTCAAAGATGGCAGTCACAACACAGCCTGTGACCCTCAGTTTGGAAAATCTGTCAAAGACATGCCAAA atctgtaCTGCTCCTCCTAAAGAACCCCACCTTCTTATTTTTGTGCTTGGCTGGTGCCACCGAAGCCACCCTGATTGCTGGCATGTCTACTTTTGGTCCCAAATTCTTGGAGTCTCAATTCAGTTTCAGCGCCTCTGAAGCTGCCACGTGGTTTG GCTTCATGGTGGTACCTGCAGGAGGTGGGGGCACCTTCCTGGGGGGCTACATCGTAAAGAAACTGAACCTCCGCTGCCGAAGCATCATTCGTTTCTGCATGATCTCCGCCATAGTCAGTCTGACCGCCATCTTCATCTTTCTCTTCCACTGCCCCAATGCACCCATGGCTGGCATCACCGTTCCTTATCAGTCTGCTCTCAAGAACCCTAAAGAGCTTTACGACCAACCCAATAATCTGGATCCAGGAAACAG CAGCTCTTCTGTAGCAGAGGACTTAACAGTGGTCTGCAACGCACATTGTGGCTGTGTCCGCGAGCTCTACAACCCAGTGTGTGGCTCGGACAACATCATGTATTACTCCCCCTGCCATGCCGGTTGCACCTCCATCAACCACACTGAAGACTCCACAGGCAAGAAG GTGTACTCTGGATGCAGCTGTGTGGATGTAAAGAACGCTTCCTTGGACCCAAATGGATATGCTACGGCTGGAAAGTGTAGTAGCACCTGCCACCACATGTCCACCTTCCTCTCCTTCCTCTTCTTCGCCATCTTCTTCACCTTCCTCTGTAGCATCCCGGCGCTCACTGCCACACTCAG GTGCGTACCAGACAGCCAGAGATCCTTTGGACTTGGTATCCAGTGGATTGTGGTGCGCACATTTG GTGGTATTCCCGGGCCCATCGCATTTGGATCCATGATTGACATCTCCTGTTTGCTGTGGCAGGATCAGTGTGGGGAGCAGGGCTCTTGCTACCTCTATCAAAACTCTGCCATGAGCCAATACACACTCCTTGTGGGAGTCATATACAAG GTTTTGGGGACAATCTTCTTCATGCTGGCCAGCATCTTGTACCAACCTCCTCCAGATTCGCCCCAAAGCAGCCAAGGAAGCAGTGACCACGTCACCTGTGGTGACAAGAGTGACTTTCCCTCCCACCTGGTTACGGACGGGGTCATCGTCAACCCGCATGCCAG